A single region of the Sciurus carolinensis chromosome 14, mSciCar1.2, whole genome shotgun sequence genome encodes:
- the LOC124964613 gene encoding olfactory receptor 13D1-like: MESSNWTEIEFILQGLSEYPKIEKLLFVLCLVMYLVILLGNSTLIILTLLDSHLHMPMYFFLGNLSFLDIWYTSSFIPSMLIHFLSEKKTISFTRCVIQMSVSFTMGSTECVLLAVMAYDRYVAICNPLRYSIIMSKTLCIQMAALSWGLGLLNSLIETVLAIRLPFCGKNIINHFVCEILAFVKLACTDISLNETVIMLGNIIFLFSPLLLICISYIFILSTVLRINSVEGRKKAFSTCSAHMTVVIVFYGTILLMYMKPKSKDSAFNKLIALFYGIVTPMLNPVIYSLRNAEVHRAMRKLMRRHRFWRK, encoded by the coding sequence ATGGAAAGTTCCAACTGGACAGAGATTGAGTTTATTCTGCAGGGACTTTCTGAATATCCCAAAATTGAAAAACTTCTTTTTGTGCTGTGCTTAGTGATGTACCTGGTCATCCTTCTGGGGAACAGCACCTTGATCATCCTAACTCTGTTGGATTCCCACCTCCAcatgcccatgtacttcttccttggtAATCTTTCCTTCCTGGACATTTGGTACACATCCTCCTTTATTCCCTCAATGCTGATACACTTCCTATCAGAGAAAAAAACTATCTCTTTCACCAGATGTGTTATTCAAATGTCTGTCTCCTTCACTATGGGATCCACAGAGTGTGTTCTCTtagcagtgatggcctatgaccgatATGTGGCAATCTGCAACCCTCTGCGGTACTCCATCATCATGAGCAAGACACTCTGTATTCAGATGGCCGCTCTCTCCTGGGGTTTAGGACTTCTCAACTCATTGATAGAAACTGTTCTTGCAATACGGTTGCCTTTCTGTGGAAAAAATATCATTAATCATTTTGTTTGTGAAATACTGGCCTTTGTCAAACTGGCTTGCACAGATATTTCCTTGAATGAAACTGTTATAATGTTGGgcaatataatatttttgttttccccaTTACTGCTGATTTGTATTTCATACATTTTCATCCTTTCTACTGTACTAAGAATCAATTCagttgaaggaagaaaaaaagccttttccacctgctCAGCCCACATGACAGTGGTGATTGTCTTCTATGGGACAATACTCCTCATGTACATGAAGCCAAAGTCCAAAGACTCTGCTTTTAACAAGCTGATTGCCCTGTTCTATGGCATCGTCACCCCCATGCTTAACCCTGTCATCTATAGCCTGAGGAATGCAGAGGTGCATAGAGCTATGAGAAAATTGATGAGGAGGCACCGGTTCTGGAGAAAATGA